CGAGGTGCGCGTGGATCTCGTCGCGCACCTCGTCGTCCACCGGCGGCTTCCAGAGCCGCGCTCTGAGCTCGCGCGCGTAGCGTCCCAGCTCGGGCATCGTCCCCTCCGGGGAACCGTTAGGCGGGCGTGCCGTCGGGCGCGTGGAGAATGCGGGCGACCGTGTCGGCGAACCGGCTCCACTGCGCGGTCTCGACGGCGAGGCGCTCGCGGCCGGCGTCGGTGAGGTGGTAGAGCTTCACGCGCCGCTTCGTCTCCGAGAGCCCCCACTCGGCCTCGATCCAGCCGCGGCGCTCGAGCCGGTAGAGCGCGGGATAGAGCGACCCCTCCTCGATCTTGAGGACGTCGGCGCCCATCCCCTCGAGCCAGCGCGCGATGGCGTAGCCGTGGCGTGGCCCCCAGGCGAGGGTCTTCAGGACCAGCGTGTCGAGCGTTCCGTGGAGCAGCTCGG
The window above is part of the Gemmatirosa kalamazoonensis genome. Proteins encoded here:
- a CDS encoding PadR family transcriptional regulator, translating into MADPTELLHGTLDTLVLKTLAWGPRHGYAIARWLEGMGADVLKIEEGSLYPALYRLERRGWIEAEWGLSETKRRVKLYHLTDAGRERLAVETAQWSRFADTVARILHAPDGTPA